A genomic window from Pagrus major chromosome 23, Pma_NU_1.0 includes:
- the aldh16a1 gene encoding aldehyde dehydrogenase family 16 member A1, whose translation MAGSTIKTVYDIFQSMESGPAATSSYATAKAWLDHHSRSLGLFIDGKFVCPADRQSRSLTDSKGVNVCSTVCAVKDDISQCASSAVNGFKAWSTLSCYQRAKVLLRLVSVLGQHGQCVSELSELCGASCSSSTLVRLLQYYSSWAQLRDTLITNWTPLGVVAVVVSDDCSLYSLMLKVLPALAMGNSVIIVPGLNNAPPALLLAQLFIGAGLPTGALNVLTGSDVSLGAKVAQNPNISYVTYSGNKQDGVMLCKDTAGMGVPLSVSPCIGASSPFIVFESADIDSAVDGVIETAFKKKREVNWVLCVQENIVDKVVARLKLRMAGMKCVALHSDGDRVLVDAAIQEAQQQGATLIQPCAAPPSGAQYPPTVLCGAAPSSPFVVCPAPGPLLPLMTFRSHTEGVTLGNHTPHGQAASIWTEDLTLALETAKSLSVGSVWVNSHSVSDPCMPVSGHKDSGTCTDGGQEGLYQFLRLPSSSPLPRSSPVSMNYSNFGTAACPAIIPDDSDPASAPKPYLQFVGGKACKSVSGCSLAVRSPGGSGVLAYCPDGGRKDVRNAVEAAIKVQPGWMKKSPCARAQSLYSLAKGLEAKRQDVAASINIQTGLSMDEAEKEVELSIARLSDWAAYCDKVHGGALPMPQSGSALSLPEALGVVGVVLPDKNPLLSMVTLLGAAIATGNAVVMVPSQKYPLPALAFIQVLQSSDLPAGLVNIITGGRDQMTVALANHSVIKAIWYWGSAEGCQYLQHTCTSPLKTLRLFCQKDEEGKDGGKDWTQSNPSFMEEMWRNAVQWKSVWIPTA comes from the exons ATGGCCGGTAGCACCATCAAGACAGTGTACGATATTTTTCAAAGCATGGAGTCCGGACCAGCAGCAACTTCAAGCTACGCCACTGCAAAG GCCTGGCTGGATCACCATTCCCGTTCTCTGGGTCTGTTCATCGATGGCAAGTTTGTTtgtcctgcagacagacagagtcgCTCCCTCACTGATTCTAAAG GTGTTAACGTGTGCAGCACGGTGTGCGCTGTGAAGGACGACATTTCCCAGTGCGCCTCCTCTGCGGTGAACGGCTTCAAGGCCTGGAGCACACTGAGCTGCTACCAGAGGGCCAAAGTGCTGCTCAG GTTGGTGAGCGTTCTCGGGCAGCACGGCcagtgtgtgtcagagctgtcGGAGCTGTGTGGGGCCTCCTGCTCATCCTCCACCCTCGTCAGACTGCTGCAGTACTACAGCAGTTGGGCTCAGCTCAGAGACACGCTCATCACCAACTGGACACCACTGG GTGTGGTGGCAGTAGTTGTCTCTGATGACTGCTCTCTTTATTCCCTGATGCTCAAAGTCTTACCAGCACTGGCCatgg GCAACTCTGTCATCATCGTCCCTGGTCTGAACAACGCCCCTCCGGCGCTCCTATTGGCCCAGCTTTTCATAGGAGCAGGACTTCCTACCGGGGCTCTAAATGTTTTAACAGGAAGTGACGTGTCACTGGGTGCCAAAGTAGCTCAGAACCCCAACATCAGCTATGTCACCTACAGCGGCAACAAGCAG GATGGGGTGATGCTGTGCAAGGACACAGCAGGGATGGGCGTTCCACTCTCAGTCTCCCCCTGCATCGGCGCTTCATCTCCCTTCATTGTCTTTGAGTCAGCTGACATTGACAGCGCAGTGGATGGAGTGATAGAGACTGCCTtcaagaagaaaagagag GTCAACTGGGTGTTGTGCGTGCAGGAGAACATTGTGGACAAAGTTGTGGCCCGTCTCAAGCTCCGTATGGCAGGGATGAAGTGTGTGGCGCTGCACAGTGACGGAGACAGGGTCCTGGTGGACGCTGCAATCCAAGAAGCTCAGCAGCAGGGGGCCACG TTGATTCAGCCCTGCGCTGCCCCCCCATCGGGTGCCCAGTACCCTCCCACAGTGCTCTGTGGGGCGGCCCCCTCCTCTCCGTTTGTGGTCTGCCCCGCCCCTGGACCACTGCTGCCTCTCATGACCTTTAGATCCCACACAGAAGGAGTGACCCTTG GAAACCACACCCCTCATGGCCAGGCAGCCTCTATCTGGACTGAAGACCTCACACTGGCACTGGAGACAGCCAAGAG tctGTCAGTTGGCTCTGTGTGGGTGAATTCCCACTCTGTGTCTGACCCCTGTATGCCGGTCTCTGGTCATAAAGACAGCGGCACCTGCACTGATGGAGGACAGGAG GGTCTGTACCAGTTTCTACGTCtgccctcttcttctcctctccctcgctcCTCCCCCGTCTCTATGAACTACTCAAACTTTGgaacagcagcatgcccggcTATCATTCCTGATGATTCAGACCCTGCCAG TGCTCCTAAGCCCTACCTGCAGTTTGTCGGTGGGAAGGCATGTAAATCAGTGTCTGGCTGCAGTCTGGCTGTGCGGTCCCCAGGGGGCAGCGGTGTGTTAGCCTATTGTCCAGACGGAGGCAGGAAAGATGTCCGTAATGCCGTGGAGGCTGCTATCAAAGTCCAGCCTGG CTGGATGAAGAAGAGTCCCTGTGCACGTGCTCAGTCACTCTACTCCCTCGCTAAGGGCCTGGAGGCAAAGAGGCAGGATGTAGCTGCGTCAATCAACATCCAGACCGGTCTTTCAATGGACGAGGCTGAGAAGGAGGTGGAGCTCAGCATAGCCAGGCTCAGTGATTGGGCAGCTTACTGCGACAAAGTCCATGGTGGAGCTCTG CCTATGCCACAGTCTGGCTCTGCTCTGTCCCTCCCCGAAGCCTTGGGAGTTGTGGGGGTTGTCCTCCCTGACAAAAATCCCCTCCTCTCTATGGTGACACTTCTTGGGGCAGCCATTGCCACAGGCAATGCCGTTGTCATGGTTCCCAGTCAGAAGTATCCACTACCAGCCTTGGCATTCATTCAG GTGCTCCAATCTTCAGACCTGCCAGCAGGTTTGGTAAATATCATTACAGGAGGCAGAGACCAGATGACAGTGGCTCTGGCTAATCACAGTGTCATCAAGGCCATCTGGTACTGGGGCAGCGCTGAG GGCTGTCAGTACCTCCAGCACACCTGCACCAGTCCTCTGAAAACCCTGAGGCTCTTCTGCCAAAAGGATGAGGAggggaaagatggagggaaggaCTGGACTCAGTCTAACCCCTCATTCATGGAAGAGATGTGGAGAAATGCTGTCCAGTGGAAGAGTGTCTGGATTCCTACTGCGTaa
- the LOC141018991 gene encoding ferritin, middle subunit codes for MESQVRQNYHRDCEAAINRMVNMELFASYTYTSMAFYFSRDDVALGGFSHFFKENSDEEREHAEKLLSFQNKRGGRIFLQDVKKPERDEWGSGLEAMQCALQLEKNVNQALLDLHKLASDHTDPHLCDFLESHYLNEQVEAIKKLGDHVTNLTRMDAANNKMAEYLFDKHTLGNKS; via the exons ATGGAGTCCCAAGTGCGCCAGAACTACCACCGCGACTGCGAGGCTGCAATCAACCGGATGGTCAACATGGAGCTGTTTGCCTCTTACACCTACACTTCCATG GCCTTTTACTTCTCCCGTGACGATGTGGCCCTTGGAGGCTTCTCCCATTTCTTCAAGGAGAACAGTGATGAGGAGAGGGAGCATGCTGAGAAGCTGCTGTCCTTCCAGAACAAGAGGGGAGGACGCATCTTCCTCCAGGATGTCAAG AAACCGGAGCGTGATGAGTGGGGGAGTGGGCTGGAGGCCATGCAGTGCGCCCTGCAACTGGAGAAGAACGTCAACCAGGCTCTGCTGGACCTGCACAAGCTGGCCTCTGACCACACAGACCCTCAT CTGTGTGACTTCCTGGAGAGCCACTACCTGAACGAgcaggtggaggccatcaagAAGCTGGGCGACCACGTCACCAACCTCACCCGCATGGATGCCGCCAACAACAAGATGGCAGAGTACCTGTTTGACAAGCACACCCTGGGGAACAAGAGCTAA
- the LOC141018990 gene encoding tripartite motif-containing protein 16-like — MAQKGLQLDLETISCSICLDVLTDPVTIPCGHSYCMSCIKSSWDEGDGRKIHSCPQCRQSFTPTPVLLKNTVLAVLVEELKKTGLQAAPADHYYAGPEDVACDICIGRKLKALKSCLVCLASYCEQHLQPHYESPTFEKHKLVEPSKKLQENICSRHGEGMKMFCRTDQQCICYICPLDEHKGHDTVSAAAERTERQRELEVSQQNIQQRIQDREEDVKLLQWEVGAINRSADKTVEDSEKIFTELIRLMEKRCSDVKQQVRSKQETEVSRVKELQEKLEQEIKELKRKAADMEQLAHTEDHNQFLHNYPSLSALSESTHSSSINIRPLKYFEDVTMAVSEVRNKLQDVLREKWTNISLTVTEVDVLLPQPDPKTRADFLKYSREITLDSNTANTRLLLSEGNRNVTFMREQQSYSSHPDRFTHWQQVLSRESLTGRCYWEVEWRGGGVGIAVAYKNISRTESSGECGFGFNDKSWMLYCYKDGYYFYCNSVHTLVSGPLSSRVGVYLDHRAGVLSFYSVSRSMTLLHRVQATFTQPLYAGLWFYSYGNSARFCKLK; from the coding sequence atggcgcaGAAAGGACTTCAGCTGGACCTGGAAACTATTTCGTGTTCGATCTGTCTGGATGTATTGACGGATCCGGTAACgattccctgtggacacagctactgcatgagCTGTATTAAAAGCTCCTGGGATGAAGGCGATGGGAGGAaaatccacagctgccctcagtgtagGCAGAGCTTCACTCCGACCCCTGTCCTACTGAAAAACACCGTGTTAGCAGTTctagtggaggagctgaagaagactggactccagGCTGCTCCCGCTGATCACTACTatgctggacctgaagatgtggcctgtgacaTCTGCATTGGGAGGAAACTGAAAGCCCTCAAGTCTTGTCTGGTCTGTCtggcctcttactgtgagcaacacctccagcctcattatgaatcacctacatttgaaaaacacaagctggtggagccctccaagaagctccaggagaacatctgctctcgtcatgGTGAGGggatgaagatgttctgccgtaccgatcagcagtgtatctgttatatTTGCCCCCTGGATGAACATAAAGGCCATGACacagtgtcagcagcagcagagaggactgagaggcagagagagctcgaggtgagtcaacaaaacatccaacagagaatccaggacagagaggaagatgtgaagcTGCTTCAATGGGAGGTGGGGGCCATCAATCGCTCTGCTGATAAAACAGTGGaggacagtgagaagatcttcaccgagctgatccgtctcatggagaaaagatgctctgatgtgaagcagcaggtcagatccaagcaagaaactgaagtgagtcgagtcaaagagcttcaggagaagctggagcaagAGATCAAGGAGCTAAAGAGGAAAGCCGCTGACATGGAGCAGCtcgcacacacagaggatcacaaccagtttctacacaactacccctcactgtcagcactcagtgagtctacacactcgtccagcatcaatatccgtcccCTGAAGTACTTTGAAGATGTGACAAtggctgtgtcagaggtcagaaaTAAACTccaggacgtcctgagagagaaatggacaaacatctcactgacagtgactgaagtggatgttttactgccacAACCAGACcccaagaccagagctgacttctTGAAATACTCAcgtgaaatcacactggattCAAACACGGCAAACACACGTCTATTGCTGTCTGAAGGGAACAGAAATGTAACATTCATGAGAGAACAACAGTCTTATTctagtcacccagacagattcactcaCTGGCAGCAGGTCCTGAgcagagagagtctgactggacgttgttactgggaggtggagtggagaggtggaggagttggcatagcagtcgcatacaagaatatcagcagaACAGAGAGCTCAGGTGAATGTGGATTTGGATTCAATGACAAATCTTGGATGTTATATTGTTACAAAGATGGTTATTACTTTTATTGCAACAGTGTCCACACTCTAGTCTCAGgtcctctgtcctccagagttggagtgtacctggatcacaggGCAGGtgttctgtccttctacagcgtctctaGATCcatgactctcctccacagagtccaggccacattcactcagcctctctatgctggactttGGTTTTACTCTTATGGAAACAGTGCCAGGTTCTGTAaactcaaatag